The Aequorivita sublithincola DSM 14238 genome window below encodes:
- a CDS encoding DegT/DnrJ/EryC1/StrS family aminotransferase — protein MPGFEIFGAEERKQVNEVLETGVLMRYGFDGMRNNHWKAKEFETAFAKRMGLEYCQLVSSGTAALTVALSSAGIGAGDEVIMPTFTFVASFESILALGAVPILVDIDDTLTLSPKAVEAAITSKTKCVMPVHMCGSMADLKALKTICEKHNLILLEDACQAIGGTYDGKPLGSYGDLGCFSFDYVKTITCGEGGAIITNNEKYALNADHYQDHGHDHVGKDRGAETHPFLGYNFRISELNAAVGVAQLNKLDEILKTQKQNYSILRKALETVEGVTFRRVPEGGVENYSFLNFFLPTEELTKKAHKALSEAGVDACFYWYTNNWHYINGWEHLRNLKSLGNLSSEVKNQMQDLNNTDFSKSDAVMSRTISSLIKIGWTEIQVSDRAEAMKNAINSILS, from the coding sequence ATGCCTGGATTTGAAATTTTTGGCGCCGAAGAGCGCAAGCAAGTAAACGAAGTATTAGAAACTGGTGTTTTGATGCGTTACGGTTTTGACGGGATGCGTAACAACCACTGGAAAGCTAAAGAATTTGAAACAGCTTTTGCCAAAAGAATGGGCTTAGAATATTGCCAATTAGTTTCCAGCGGAACGGCTGCTTTAACAGTAGCTTTGTCTTCTGCAGGCATTGGAGCAGGCGATGAGGTTATTATGCCAACCTTCACTTTTGTGGCGAGTTTTGAATCTATTTTAGCTTTGGGGGCAGTACCGATTTTGGTAGATATTGATGATACTTTAACGCTAAGTCCAAAAGCGGTGGAAGCAGCTATCACTTCAAAAACCAAATGCGTTATGCCAGTACATATGTGCGGTTCTATGGCAGATTTAAAAGCGTTGAAGACAATTTGCGAAAAGCATAATTTAATACTTTTAGAAGACGCTTGTCAAGCAATCGGAGGAACTTACGATGGAAAACCTCTTGGAAGCTACGGCGATTTAGGTTGCTTTTCGTTTGATTATGTAAAAACCATCACTTGTGGTGAAGGTGGGGCAATTATTACAAATAATGAAAAGTATGCACTAAACGCAGATCATTATCAAGATCACGGTCACGACCATGTTGGCAAAGACCGTGGAGCAGAAACCCATCCTTTTTTAGGATATAATTTCCGCATTTCTGAATTGAATGCTGCTGTTGGCGTAGCACAGCTCAATAAATTAGATGAAATTTTAAAAACTCAAAAACAGAATTATTCAATACTTCGTAAAGCTTTGGAAACAGTTGAAGGTGTTACTTTCAGAAGAGTTCCCGAAGGTGGCGTAGAAAATTATTCGTTTCTGAATTTTTTCCTTCCAACTGAAGAGTTAACCAAAAAAGCACACAAAGCTTTGTCTGAAGCTGGCGTAGATGCTTGTTTCTATTGGTACACTAACAATTGGCACTATATAAACGGTTGGGAACATTTGCGAAATTTAAAATCTTTAGGAAATCTTTCTTCCGAAGTAAAAAACCAAATGCAGGATTTAAATAACACAGACTTTTCAAAAAGCGATGCTGTTATGAGCCGAACAATTTCCTCGTTGATAAAAATTGGTTGGACAGAAATACAAGTTAGCGATAGGGCAGAAGCTATGAAAAACGCTATTAATTCCATTCTTTCATAA
- a CDS encoding NAD(P)H-dependent oxidoreductase yields MSSNTIEKLQWRYATKRFDASKILTEEKLTILKETFNLTATSFGLQPLKLVVISKPELKEKLMPFTYHQTQVRDASHLLILCIESKINEDFILDHFKRVEGTRNTPRTILEPFEKNLIASFTEKNSQEIRDWMINQLYLTLGALLTVCAVEEIDACPMEGFEPEKYDQFLELDKRGLESVIVMPVGYRDESDFFKDLKKVRRGVEELIIDLD; encoded by the coding sequence ATGTCTTCTAATACTATTGAAAAGTTGCAATGGCGTTACGCAACAAAAAGATTTGATGCTTCAAAAATTCTTACCGAAGAAAAGCTAACTATTTTAAAGGAAACTTTTAATCTTACAGCAACTTCTTTTGGCTTACAACCTTTAAAATTGGTTGTGATAAGCAAGCCCGAATTAAAAGAGAAGTTAATGCCGTTTACATACCATCAAACGCAAGTTCGCGATGCATCTCATTTACTTATTTTATGTATAGAGAGTAAAATTAATGAAGATTTTATTTTAGATCATTTTAAAAGGGTTGAAGGAACCCGCAATACGCCACGAACAATTTTAGAACCTTTTGAAAAGAATTTGATTGCATCTTTCACAGAGAAAAACAGCCAAGAGATTCGCGATTGGATGATAAATCAACTTTATTTAACTTTGGGAGCGCTACTAACAGTTTGCGCTGTTGAAGAAATAGATGCTTGCCCAATGGAAGGTTTTGAACCAGAAAAATACGACCAGTTTCTCGAATTAGATAAACGAGGACTAGAATCTGTTATCGTTATGCCTGTAGGCTATCGCGATGAATCAGATTTTTTTAAAGACCTTAAAAAAGTACGTCGCGGCGTTGAAGAACTTATAATTGACTTGGATTAA
- a CDS encoding hybrid sensor histidine kinase/response regulator transcription factor, producing MNPLKLLFLLMLPCFALSQNNKQVAFRELTVEQGLSQNSVVSIAQDSTGYMWFATQDGLNKYDGRAFTHFDIQFEDVTRPTFSKLGEIYVAKDGDLWIVSNSGRLEKYNPENVNFKAIKSVNNVSTLIQDEAFNYYLGTYENGIYKINHKNGDTLQFLKPEDSKRTIYDFLELYNNTILATTDNGFFIINNDSYEFQPIRPETNFSTITQSQNNTFYLGSYGKGLFIKQRNEADFSQFKGFKNAEIPEDLIIQDLLVDKRNQLWIATYGRGVYLVNFEKQTIQNFTENKNNPYALHYNDVLSLFEDNTGTVWLGTDGTGLSYYDEYLIKFNVLTNDQVPLNVNVDVIRAITNDTENNTWVGTSGKGLTRFNIDKQDFYTYTTQNSDLLGDRIMSLLFDERILWIGHQTHGLQMMDAKGKITSFKETALFTIWKIYKDKNGALWLCTRDHGLLQFDKNKGIIQQFTIENSNLSTNNIRTVEQGKEGELWIGTETDGLFKLNTQTNSIENVEIVNGNIKSLYFNGSDLLIGTNGDGLQILNTNAITAGKQEKAIKKYKTAEGLPNNVIYGILPDNEGYLWISSNKGISKLKFEENSISVIDNYSNYDGLQAFEFNTGAYFKDKNGMLYFGGLAGINWFNPNQLSFNPIQPKTVISGFDVFNKSRNLTPNQNLKYDENTLTFTFSSLHFSQPERNEYRYKLINNDADWIAAGNTNLAHYTNLPPNDYEFQVISSNYDGVWNMEPATYSFTILKPWYTTNLAKVFYLLLFLSFAFYLYRYLKWRWEIKTQLQLELEETARLKKLDELKTKLYTNISHEFRTPLTLISGPIDNQLAKPEISERDKMELSLVKQNAERLLNLVDQMLELSMIDSGQRKLAIQQGNLSVLLKQIVSAFQYKANQKRITISSKINDLNSVWFDKDIIEKVTSNLFSNAVKYAPIDSIIVFEANKQEGMLVLSVINESDSISKKDLSKLFQRFYQDNKLSEGVGVGLALVRELIALSKGSIIANNIDDDRIQFTVSLPINKEAFEDEVIITNEEAITETEIVQTINISNKEKPLLLIVEDEADIRAFISSIFKYNYQVSEAENGKIGVEKALKDLPDLIISDIMMPVVDGIELCNTLKKNELTSHIPIILLTAKVGEENEIEGIKTGADVYVTKPFSSEKLKIRVEKLIENRRNLQKHFSKTLSINPEMAITSTESDFLIRLQKVLDGHITNSEFTSDSFGKLMLMSRTQLHRKLKAITGMSTSEFIRSQRLKLAVDLLRKSDANVSEIAYQVGFNTPSYFGKCFKETYGCTPNEYLSNNL from the coding sequence ATGAATCCTTTAAAGCTGCTATTTCTTTTAATGCTACCTTGTTTTGCCCTTTCACAAAACAATAAGCAAGTGGCGTTTCGGGAACTTACCGTTGAGCAGGGACTGTCGCAAAACAGCGTGGTGAGCATTGCTCAAGATAGCACTGGATATATGTGGTTCGCAACACAAGACGGACTCAATAAGTATGACGGTCGTGCTTTTACACATTTTGACATTCAATTTGAAGACGTAACACGCCCCACTTTTAGCAAGCTTGGTGAAATATATGTAGCAAAGGACGGCGATCTTTGGATAGTTTCAAATTCAGGAAGATTAGAAAAATACAATCCAGAAAACGTTAATTTCAAAGCTATTAAAAGTGTCAATAATGTGAGTACACTTATTCAAGATGAAGCTTTCAACTATTATTTGGGAACTTATGAAAATGGTATTTATAAAATCAACCATAAGAATGGCGATACGCTTCAATTTTTAAAACCAGAAGATTCCAAACGCACTATTTATGATTTTCTTGAATTATACAACAATACCATCTTGGCTACTACAGACAATGGTTTCTTCATAATTAATAATGATAGCTATGAATTTCAACCAATTAGGCCTGAGACGAACTTCAGTACTATTACTCAGTCTCAAAACAATACTTTTTACTTGGGAAGTTACGGAAAAGGACTTTTTATAAAGCAACGAAACGAGGCAGATTTTAGTCAGTTTAAAGGTTTTAAAAATGCAGAAATACCTGAAGATTTAATTATTCAAGACCTTTTAGTTGATAAGCGTAACCAGCTGTGGATTGCTACCTACGGACGCGGTGTTTATTTGGTAAATTTTGAAAAACAAACCATTCAAAACTTCACTGAAAATAAAAACAATCCTTATGCCTTGCACTATAACGATGTACTGTCTTTGTTTGAAGATAATACAGGAACCGTTTGGCTAGGTACTGACGGAACTGGGTTGAGTTATTATGACGAATACTTGATAAAGTTCAATGTGCTTACTAACGATCAAGTGCCGTTAAACGTGAATGTGGACGTTATTAGAGCGATTACAAATGATACTGAAAATAATACTTGGGTAGGAACTTCAGGAAAAGGATTGACTCGTTTTAATATAGATAAACAAGATTTTTACACCTACACTACTCAGAATTCAGATCTTTTGGGAGATAGAATTATGAGTTTATTGTTTGATGAACGAATACTTTGGATAGGGCATCAAACACACGGTTTGCAAATGATGGATGCCAAAGGGAAAATAACTTCTTTTAAAGAAACTGCTTTATTCACAATTTGGAAAATTTATAAAGATAAAAACGGAGCATTGTGGCTTTGTACAAGAGATCACGGTTTGCTTCAGTTTGATAAAAACAAAGGAATTATTCAGCAATTCACAATAGAAAATTCAAACCTCTCTACCAATAATATTAGAACAGTTGAACAAGGAAAGGAGGGTGAACTATGGATAGGCACAGAAACTGACGGTCTTTTTAAATTAAATACCCAAACTAATAGTATTGAAAATGTTGAAATTGTAAATGGCAATATAAAATCACTTTATTTTAATGGTTCTGATCTTCTAATAGGAACAAACGGCGACGGACTGCAAATTCTTAATACCAATGCCATAACTGCTGGTAAACAAGAAAAAGCCATTAAAAAATATAAAACTGCAGAAGGTTTGCCAAACAATGTTATTTACGGAATTCTCCCAGATAACGAAGGGTATTTATGGATAAGCAGCAATAAAGGTATTTCAAAACTAAAATTTGAAGAGAATTCTATTTCAGTCATTGATAACTATAGTAATTATGATGGCTTGCAGGCTTTTGAGTTCAATACAGGTGCTTATTTTAAAGACAAAAATGGCATGCTATATTTTGGCGGTTTGGCAGGGATTAATTGGTTTAATCCGAATCAATTATCGTTTAATCCAATACAACCAAAAACTGTTATTTCAGGATTTGATGTTTTTAACAAAAGTCGAAATCTCACACCAAATCAAAACCTTAAATATGATGAAAATACGTTAACATTTACGTTTTCCTCATTACATTTTTCGCAGCCAGAGCGCAACGAATATAGATATAAACTCATAAACAACGATGCAGATTGGATTGCCGCTGGAAATACCAATCTTGCACATTACACCAACCTCCCGCCAAATGATTATGAATTTCAAGTAATTTCTAGCAATTATGATGGCGTTTGGAATATGGAGCCTGCAACCTATTCATTCACAATTTTGAAGCCTTGGTACACCACAAACTTGGCAAAAGTCTTTTATTTATTGTTGTTTCTTTCGTTTGCATTTTACCTCTACAGATATCTAAAATGGCGTTGGGAAATAAAAACCCAGTTGCAACTGGAGCTCGAGGAAACGGCAAGACTTAAAAAACTGGATGAATTAAAAACTAAGCTTTACACAAATATTTCGCACGAATTTAGAACGCCATTAACCCTTATTTCTGGGCCTATTGACAATCAATTGGCGAAACCAGAAATCTCTGAACGAGATAAAATGGAACTGTCCCTAGTTAAACAAAATGCAGAACGGCTGCTAAATTTGGTAGATCAAATGCTCGAATTGTCTATGATAGATTCAGGACAGCGAAAATTAGCCATACAACAAGGAAACCTTTCGGTATTGCTTAAACAGATTGTTAGTGCATTTCAATATAAAGCAAATCAAAAGCGGATAACTATTTCTAGTAAAATCAACGATTTAAATAGTGTTTGGTTTGATAAGGACATTATAGAAAAAGTGACTTCAAATCTTTTTTCGAACGCGGTAAAATACGCACCTATAGATAGCATCATTGTTTTTGAAGCAAACAAACAAGAAGGAATGTTGGTGCTCTCAGTTATAAACGAAAGTGATAGTATAAGCAAAAAAGATTTAAGTAAACTATTTCAACGTTTTTATCAGGACAATAAACTTTCAGAAGGTGTAGGGGTTGGTTTGGCCTTAGTTAGAGAATTGATTGCACTTTCCAAAGGAAGTATTATTGCTAATAATATTGATGATGACAGGATTCAGTTTACGGTTTCGCTTCCTATAAATAAAGAAGCTTTTGAAGATGAGGTTATAATTACTAATGAAGAGGCTATAACTGAAACCGAAATAGTACAAACGATTAATATTTCAAACAAAGAAAAACCACTGCTTTTGATTGTTGAAGACGAAGCTGATATTCGAGCGTTTATTAGTTCAATATTTAAATATAACTATCAAGTTTCTGAAGCTGAAAACGGAAAGATAGGTGTAGAGAAAGCGTTAAAAGATCTCCCAGATCTAATTATCAGCGACATAATGATGCCTGTAGTAGATGGCATTGAGCTATGCAACACGCTTAAAAAAAACGAACTTACTAGCCACATCCCAATTATTCTTCTCACCGCAAAGGTTGGCGAAGAAAACGAAATTGAAGGCATAAAAACAGGAGCCGATGTTTATGTAACGAAGCCTTTCAGCAGTGAAAAACTAAAAATCAGGGTCGAAAAACTTATTGAAAACAGAAGAAACCTGCAAAAGCATTTCAGTAAAACTCTTAGCATCAATCCAGAGATGGCAATTACTTCAACCGAAAGTGATTTCTTAATACGTTTACAGAAAGTATTGGATGGCCATATAACTAATTCCGAATTCACGAGTGATAGTTTTGGAAAACTAATGCTGATGAGTCGCACTCAACTTCACCGAAAATTAAAAGCAATTACAGGAATGTCTACTAGCGAGTTTATACGTTCACAGCGTTTAAAATTGGCTGTAGATTTACTTAGAAAATCAGATGCGAACGTTTCAGAAATTGCCTACCAAGTTGGATTCAATACACCTTCTTATTTTGGTAAATGTTTCAAGGAAACGTATGGCTGTACCCCAAATGAATATCTTTCGAACAATCTTTAA
- a CDS encoding DUF5675 family protein: MYKCGGTNGTLTLNGHFICFTIELPWQENQRNISCIPEGKYQLRSRYSPNFNNHLEILDVYGRTLILIHPANNAIEELRGCIAPVMQLTGIGTGIYSRLALKKLLSIFHQLKENNDKLFLNINSNRYEYLRKIQQTHT, encoded by the coding sequence GTGTATAAGTGTGGGGGTACCAATGGTACCCTCACCTTAAACGGACATTTCATCTGTTTCACCATAGAGCTTCCATGGCAGGAAAACCAAAGAAATATTTCCTGTATTCCGGAAGGCAAATATCAACTCAGATCTCGGTACTCTCCGAACTTCAACAACCATCTTGAAATCTTGGATGTGTATGGACGAACATTAATTCTAATCCATCCTGCAAATAATGCAATTGAAGAATTACGTGGCTGTATTGCTCCTGTAATGCAACTTACTGGTATCGGCACTGGTATATATTCAAGACTGGCCTTGAAAAAGTTGCTTTCCATATTCCACCAATTAAAGGAAAATAATGATAAACTATTTTTAAATATAAACTCAAACCGTTATGAATATCTTAGAAAGATACAGCAGACCCACACCTAA
- a CDS encoding RteC domain-containing protein — protein sequence MKRYLKFQEKLELELESINFASNTIFAEVERGISLCKDSLTILRKVVLKNGFKNIEEECYFFKTIKPIIMGKLIFYIELASVEKNKPRYGKKFIGQYLRMHINSFQSVFLEHHEFYEYFIQKRTDRDLEYFSRANGKISLHIATLSYCTDADFSTSHDLLTAKFIAHELLIEHFANKLDNINQNPSKNSLASTLKWTGTKVDLVELIYALHSSGLVNNGQATLNDLATIFQTLFQKDLGDFYRTFLEIRLRKTNQSKLLDKLKDSLLRKIVEADD from the coding sequence ATGAAACGCTATCTTAAATTTCAGGAAAAACTTGAACTGGAACTGGAATCCATAAACTTCGCTTCAAATACAATTTTTGCTGAAGTAGAGAGGGGAATAAGTCTGTGTAAGGATTCTTTGACTATTTTGCGGAAAGTAGTGTTGAAAAATGGATTTAAAAACATTGAAGAGGAATGCTATTTTTTCAAAACAATAAAGCCCATAATTATGGGTAAATTGATTTTCTATATTGAGCTTGCATCCGTTGAAAAAAATAAACCTCGCTATGGTAAAAAATTTATTGGTCAATACCTCCGAATGCATATTAATTCCTTTCAGTCTGTTTTTCTAGAGCATCACGAATTTTATGAATATTTTATTCAGAAAAGGACTGATCGCGACCTTGAGTATTTTAGTAGGGCCAATGGAAAAATCAGTCTTCATATTGCTACACTTTCTTATTGCACTGACGCAGATTTCTCTACAAGCCATGACCTGTTGACTGCGAAATTTATTGCCCATGAATTGCTTATAGAACATTTTGCTAACAAACTCGATAACATAAATCAAAACCCCTCTAAAAACTCCTTAGCTTCAACATTAAAATGGACTGGCACAAAAGTAGACTTGGTGGAATTAATTTATGCACTCCATTCAAGTGGTTTGGTTAACAATGGACAGGCAACCCTAAACGATTTGGCAACAATATTTCAAACCCTTTTTCAAAAAGATTTGGGCGATTTCTATAGAACTTTTCTTGAAATAAGATTGCGCAAAACCAATCAATCGAAACTTTTAGATAAGCTTAAGGATAGTCTTCTTCGAAAAATTGTAGAAGCCGATGATTAA
- a CDS encoding LytR/AlgR family response regulator transcription factor, which translates to MMKDPLCEDHIRELENSFSDHVEIIFGPILPSPINTIIKYAPQIVIIDLDFIEAYETFLIDIKNLPFNSPKIIGISSDFRRAYLALKNGFFDIIIKPDIQTKLLQIVKQCENSFFNKDQCITISTPKEIRYLSTSEILMFKADNNYVNVFLNDGETFSIFNTLSHFQKNLGLPFLRVHKSHIINIHFVSRINYAKKFLKLKGCEKFIPFTEKYTLNIRLIDTLKKEVRMNINPKN; encoded by the coding sequence ATGATGAAAGACCCCCTTTGTGAGGATCATATCCGAGAACTTGAGAATTCATTTTCGGATCATGTGGAAATCATCTTTGGACCGATTTTGCCCAGCCCCATAAATACTATAATTAAATATGCGCCACAAATTGTCATTATCGATTTAGACTTTATAGAAGCATACGAGACTTTTCTAATTGATATTAAAAACTTACCATTTAATAGTCCCAAAATTATAGGCATAAGCTCAGATTTTCGCAGAGCATATCTAGCATTAAAAAATGGTTTTTTTGATATAATTATCAAACCTGATATTCAAACCAAGCTTTTACAAATAGTAAAACAGTGTGAAAATAGTTTTTTTAATAAAGACCAGTGTATTACCATTTCTACGCCCAAGGAAATTCGCTACTTATCTACTTCGGAAATTTTGATGTTTAAGGCAGATAATAATTATGTAAATGTCTTTCTTAATGATGGGGAAACATTTTCAATTTTCAATACACTTTCCCACTTTCAAAAAAATCTAGGATTGCCATTTCTAAGAGTTCACAAAAGCCATATCATAAATATACACTTCGTCTCCAGAATCAATTATGCCAAGAAATTCCTCAAGTTGAAGGGCTGTGAAAAGTTTATACCCTTTACCGAAAAATATACCCTCAACATCCGGCTTATAGATACCCTAAAAAAAGAGGTTAGGATGAACATAAACCCAAAAAACTAA